The segment GAATAGTGGGATCGGTGGCTTACAATTGGTCAAAACCCAGCATGAAAACCAGTGTCAGGCTCATCCACGCTAGGTACCAATTTCTCATATATTAATTCTCCATTTTCTTATAATTAGATTTATTATTAGGTGTCATGTTTGTTgccaactttaatattttttgttgatgtGAAATAAGATTGCACGCACAAGCACTTACACTCGCCGCGTTAGCCGGTGCTGCAGCAGTTGAGTATTATGATCACAAAACCAACGACAATGCCCAACGATATCCCAGCTTTGTCAACATGAATTCATTTGCACAGAAGAAATGAAGCAacgaattttgtaaatttttatgTCAAAATTATTTGTGGTAACACCAGCCAGCCCTATGCTAGGTTCCTGACATGTTTTTTGTAATCGATGTTTTGAATAACAAAATACGAAAACATAGAGAATTTTTCCTATCAACTAGt is part of the Solanum lycopersicum chromosome 1, SLM_r2.1 genome and harbors:
- the LOC101257510 gene encoding uncharacterized protein codes for the protein MDASNQKTSFESAREWISDHKLRTVGSLWLSGIVGSVAYNWSKPSMKTSVRLIHARLHAQALTLAALAGAAAVEYYDHKTNDNAQRYPSFVNMNSFAQKK